A part of Solicola gregarius genomic DNA contains:
- the sauS gene encoding acylating sulfoacetaldehyde dehydrogenase gives MSIATRAAADGRQVADRVTALVERARTAQREFETYDQRRVDDVVDAVAWAIVEPGRAQALAELAVADTGLGNVSDKYAKNRRKTMGTLRDLQAGRSVGVIREIPELGLTEYAKPMGVVAAVCPSTNPAATPANKALMALKAGNAVILSPSPKGASTCQLLLSYIREQLAVVGAPSDLVQAIDEPSKELTYELMRQADFVVVTGSQKNVRAAYSSGTPAIGVGVGNAPVLIDADADLSDAAAKIALSKTFDYATSCSSENSVHIHDAVYDDAVEELRAAGGYLLDEHQRARLQQAMWPDGSLSQGVTAQSPATIAQHAGLDIPDGTTFIMVEEDAYGPEHPFSGEKLSVVLTVYRWSDLDDALARIQGILDFQGAGHSCGIHTRSDDRARQVAERLRVARVLVNQAHAFGNGGSFDNGLGFTLTMGAGTWAGNSISENLSYRHFLNTTRLARVIEPREPSEADLFGHYRRRYGVDA, from the coding sequence GTGAGCATCGCTACCAGAGCCGCGGCGGATGGCCGGCAGGTCGCCGATCGGGTCACCGCGCTCGTCGAGCGGGCGCGTACGGCGCAACGCGAGTTCGAGACGTACGACCAGCGCAGGGTCGACGACGTGGTCGACGCCGTCGCCTGGGCGATCGTCGAGCCGGGCCGCGCGCAGGCGCTCGCCGAGCTGGCGGTTGCCGACACCGGCCTCGGCAACGTCTCCGACAAGTACGCCAAGAACCGCCGCAAGACGATGGGCACGCTCCGCGATCTGCAAGCAGGCAGGTCGGTCGGCGTGATCCGGGAGATCCCGGAGCTCGGTCTCACGGAGTACGCGAAGCCGATGGGCGTCGTTGCCGCGGTCTGTCCGTCGACGAACCCCGCGGCGACACCCGCCAACAAGGCCCTGATGGCACTCAAGGCAGGCAATGCGGTCATCTTGTCGCCGTCGCCGAAAGGGGCATCGACGTGTCAGCTGCTGCTGAGCTACATCCGCGAGCAGCTCGCCGTTGTCGGAGCGCCGAGCGACCTGGTCCAGGCCATCGACGAGCCGAGCAAGGAGCTCACGTACGAGCTGATGCGGCAGGCCGACTTCGTCGTCGTGACCGGTTCGCAGAAGAACGTACGTGCCGCGTACAGCTCGGGCACTCCCGCCATCGGTGTCGGTGTCGGGAACGCCCCGGTACTGATCGACGCCGATGCCGACCTGAGCGACGCGGCCGCCAAGATCGCACTCAGCAAGACCTTCGACTACGCGACCAGCTGCTCGTCGGAGAACTCCGTGCACATCCACGACGCCGTGTACGACGACGCAGTCGAAGAGCTGCGCGCAGCGGGCGGATACCTCCTCGACGAACACCAGCGCGCCCGACTCCAGCAGGCGATGTGGCCGGACGGCAGCCTCAGCCAAGGCGTGACGGCGCAGTCGCCCGCGACGATCGCCCAGCATGCCGGGCTCGACATACCGGACGGCACCACGTTCATCATGGTCGAGGAGGATGCGTACGGCCCGGAGCACCCGTTCAGTGGCGAGAAGCTGTCGGTTGTGCTCACCGTCTATCGATGGTCCGACCTCGACGACGCGCTCGCCCGGATCCAGGGGATCCTCGACTTCCAAGGCGCCGGGCACTCCTGCGGCATCCACACCCGCAGTGACGATCGCGCTCGGCAGGTCGCCGAGCGGCTACGGGTCGCTCGCGTACTCGTCAACCAGGCGCACGCATTCGGCAACGGCGGCAGCTTCGACAACGGCCTCGGCTTCACGCTCACCATGGGCGCCGGTACGTGGGCGGGCAACAGCATCAGCGAGAACCTCTCGTACCGGCACTTCCTGAACACCACCCGACTTGCGCGGGTGATCGAACCACGAGAGCCGAGCGAGGCCGACCTGTTCGGCCACTACCGGCGTAGGTACGGGGTGGACGCGTGA